From the Malus domestica chromosome 17, GDT2T_hap1 genome, one window contains:
- the LOC103415307 gene encoding uncharacterized protein, protein MRDDETLSAYLTRLNDLINQMKMFGEILSNERLVQKVLISLSKPYDPICLVIENTKSLETVELQKARECTAGKIVQKANNANQAEVSGNLFYANNAITEAKVNGEWYIDSGCSNHMTGNVNLLVDVRNNIAGIVQMPTGDLVNIEGMGSLAIDTNKGRKYVREVMYLLGLKKNLLGVG, encoded by the exons ATGCGTGATGATGAAACCCTGTCTGCGTATCTTACTAGGCTAAATGATTTgataaaccaaatgaaaatgtttggAGAAATTCTTTCTAATGAGAGATTAGTTCAGAAAGTTTTAATTAGCCTTAGTAAACCATATGATCCCATATGTCTAGTTATTGAGAATACAAAGAGCTTGGAGACTGTAGAATTGCAGAAG GCTAGAGAGTGTACTGCAGGAAAAATAGTGCAGAAGGCTAATAATGCAAATCAAGCAGAAGTGTCAGGAAATCTGTTTTATGCAAATAATGCAATTACTGAGGCTAAAGTGAATGGAGAATGGTATATTGACAGTGGATGTAGCAATCATATGACAGGAAATGTGAATCTTCTTGTTGATGTGAGAAATAACATTGCAGGCATAGTTCAAATGCCTACTGGAGACCTTGTAAATATTGAAGGAATGGGTTCTTTGGCTATTGATACTAATAAGGGAAGAAAGTATGTCAGAGAAGTCATGTATCTTCTTGGATTAAAGAAGAACTTACTCGGTGTTGGTTAA
- the LOC103407523 gene encoding syntaxin-22-like — MVETLIHAVEKIAKLKIPLLIGIAFNEAIIEERKQGIQEIQQQISEVNEIFKDLAVLVHDKGAIINDIGSNIENSHAATVQATSHLVKASKTQRSNSSLTCFLLVIFGVILIIVIIVVVA, encoded by the exons ATG GTTGAAACCCTCATCCATGCAGTTGAGAAAATTGCCAAGTTGAAGATTCCCCTGCTGATTGGTATTGCATTCAATGAAGCCATTATTGAAGAAAGAAAGCAAGGGATCCAAGAAATTCAACAACAGATCAGTGAAGTTAATGAGATTTTCAAAGATCTAGCTGTACTGGTCCATGATAAAGGAGCTATAATCA ATGATATTGGTTCTAACATTGAGAACTCCCATGCCGCAACTGTGCAAGCTACCTCCCACCTTGTGAAAGCATCCAAGACCCAAAGATCTAATTCATCTCTg ACTTGTTTTCTGTTGGTGATATTTGGAgtcatcctcatcattgtgaTTATAGTTGTGGTGGCTTGA